One part of the Arabidopsis thaliana chromosome 1 sequence genome encodes these proteins:
- the CDC5 gene encoding cell division cycle 5 (cell division cycle 5 (CDC5); FUNCTIONS IN: DNA binding, sequence-specific DNA binding transcription factor activity; INVOLVED IN: defense response signaling pathway, resistance gene-independent, defense response signaling pathway, resistance gene-dependent, defense response to bacterium, defense response to fungus, regulation of transcription; LOCATED IN: chloroplast; EXPRESSED IN: 24 plant structures; EXPRESSED DURING: 14 growth stages; CONTAINS InterPro DOMAIN/s: Protein of unknown function DUF3351 (InterPro:IPR021786), SANT, DNA-binding (InterPro:IPR001005), Myb, DNA-binding (InterPro:IPR014778), Homeodomain-like (InterPro:IPR009057), Myb transcription factor (InterPro:IPR015495), Homeodomain-related (InterPro:IPR012287), HTH transcriptional regulator, Myb-type, DNA-binding (InterPro:IPR017930); BEST Arabidopsis thaliana protein match is: myb domain protein 3r-4 (TAIR:AT5G11510.1); Has 13137 Blast hits to 10813 proteins in 768 species: Archae - 14; Bacteria - 356; Metazoa - 3570; Fungi - 914; Plants - 4936; Viruses - 8; Other Eukaryotes - 3339 (source: NCBI BLink).), which produces MRIMIKGGVWKNTEDEILKAAVMKYGKNQWARISSLLVRKSAKQCKARWYEWLDPSIKKTEWTREEDEKLLHLAKLLPTQWRTIAPIVGRTPSQCLERYEKLLDAACTKDENYDAADDPRKLRPGEIDPNPEAKPARPDPVDMDEDEKEMLSEARARLANTRGKKAKRKAREKQLEEARRLASLQKRRELKAAGIDGRHRKRKRKGIDYNAEIPFEKRAPAGFYDTADEDRPADQVKFPTTIEELEGKRRADVEAHLRKQDVARNKIAQRQDAPAAILQANKLNDPEVVRKRSKLMLPPPQISDHELEEIAKMGYASDLLAENEELTEGSAATRALLANYSQTPRQGMTPMRTPQRTPAGKGDAIMMEAENLARLRDSQTPLLGGENPELHPSDFTGVTPRKKEIQTPNPMLTPSMTPGGAGLTPRIGLTPSRDGSSFSMTPKGTPFRDELHINEDMDMHESAKLERQRREEARRSLRSGLTGLPQPKNEYQIVAQPPPEESEEPEEKIEEDMSDRIAREKAEEEARQQALLKKRSKVLQRDLPRPPAASLAVIRNSLLSADGDKSSVVPPTPIEVADKMVREELLQLLEHDNAKYPLDDKAEKKKGAKNRTNRSASQVLAIDDFDENELQEADKMIKEEGKFLCVSMGHENKTLDDFVEAHNTCVNDLMYFPTRSAYELSSVAGNADKVAAFQEEMENVRKKMEEDEKKAEHMKAKYKTYTKGHERRAETVWTQIEATLKQAEIGGTEVECFKALKRQEEMAASFRKKNLQEEVIKQKETESKLQTRYGNMLAMVEKAEEIMVGFRAQALKKQEDVEDSHKLKEAKLATGEEEDIAIAMEASA; this is translated from the exons ATGAGGATTATGATTAAGGGAGGTGTTTGGAAGAACACCGAAGATGAGATTCTCAAAGCCGCCGTGATGAAGTATGGTAAGAACCAATGGGCTCGGATCTCGTCTCTTCTCGTTCGTAAGTCTGCTAAACAGTGTAAAGCTCGCTGGTACGAGTGGCTCGATCCATCTATCAAAAAG ACTGAATGgaccagagaagaagatgagaagctTCTACATCTTGCTAAACTTCTGCCTACTCAATGGAGAACTATTGCTCCTATTGTGGGTCGTACACCATCTCAATGTCTTGAGAGGTATGAGAAGCTCCTTGATGCAGCATGCACTAAGGATGAAAATTATGATGCAGCGGATGATCCACGAAAATTACGTCCTGGTGAGATTGATCCGAACCCAGAAGCAAAGCCTGCTCGTCCTGATCCGGTAGACATGGAcgaagatgagaaagaaatgCTTTCTGAAGCAAGAGCTAGATTGGCTAACACGAGGGGAAAGAAGGCTAAAAGAAAAGCTAGAGAAAAACAACTTGAGGAAGCTAGAAGGCTTGCTTCTCtgcaaaaaagaagagaactaAAAGCAGCTGGGATTGATGGAAGGCataggaaaagaaagagaaagggaaTCGACTATAATGCAGAAATTCCTTTTGAAAAGAGGGCACCTGCGGGATTTTATGATACTGCGGATGAAGATCGTCCTGCTGATCAAGTAAAATTTCCAACTACCATTGAAGAActtgaaggaaaaagaagagctGATGTAGAAGCACATTTACGCAAACAAGATGTTGCAAGGAATAAAATTGCTCAGAGACAGGATGCTCCAGCAGCTATATTGCAAGCAAACAAGCTGAATGATCCGGAAGTTGTTAGGAAGAGGTCAAAGCTGATGTTACCACCACCGCAGATTTCAGACCACGAGCTAGAAGAAATTGCTAAGATGGGCTATGCCAGTGACCTTCTTGCCGAGAATGAGGAGCTAACAGAAGGCAGTGCTGCTACTCGTGCACTTTTGGCAAATTACTCACAAACACCAAGGCAAGGAATGACACCCATGAGGACACCTCAAAGAACTCCTGCTGGTAAAGGTGATGCTATTATGATGGAAGCAGAAAACCTGGCCAGATTAAGAGACTCTCAGACACCTTTGCTAGGAGGAGAAAATCCTGAGTTGCACCCTTCTGACTTCACTGGGGTCACTCCGAGAAAGAAGGAGATTCAAACGCCTAATCCAATGTTGACCCCTTCAATGACTCCTGGTGGTGCTGGTCTTACTCCAAGAATTGGCTTGACGCCATCAAGGGATGggtcttctttttctatgaCACCCAAAGGGACTCCCTTCAGGGATGAACTTCACATTAACGAAGACATGGACATGCACGAAAGTGCAAAACTTGAGAGGCAGAGACGAGAGGAAGCTAGAAGGAGTTTACGCTCTGGTTTGACTGGGCTTCCTCAGCCAAAGAACGAGTACCAAATAGTTGCACAACCTCCTCCTGAGGAAAGTGAAGAGCCAGAAGAGAAAATTGAGGAAGACATGTCAGACAGGATAGCGAGGGAAAAGGCGGAGGAAGAAGCAAGACAACAGGCATTGCTTAAGAAGAGATCCAAGGTCTTGCAGAGAGATCTTCCTAGACCCCCAGCTGCTTCATTGGCAGTAATTAGGAACTCGTTGCTTTCAGCTGATGGAGACAAAAGTTCTGTTGTTCCTCCTACTCCGATTGAGGTTGCAGATAAAATGGTAAGAGAGGAGCTTCTACAGTTGCTGGAGCATGATAATGCAAAGTATCCGCTTGATGAcaaagctgagaagaagaaaggagccAAGAACCGTACCAACCGTTCTGCTTCTCAAGTTCTTGCAATTGacgattttgatgaaaatgagCTCCAAGAG GCTGACAAAATGATAAAGGAGGAGGGGAAGTTTCTGTGTGTGTCAATGGGACATGAGAACAAGACACTTGATGATTTTGTAGAAGCTCACAACACATGCGTGAATGATCTCATGTATTTCCCCACTCGAAGCGCTTACGAGCTCTCAAGTGTTGCTGGGAACGCGGACAAAGTTGCAGCTTTTCAGGAGGAGATGGAGAATGTGAGAAAAAAGATGGAGGAGGATGAGAAGAAGGCAGAACACATGAAGGCCAAGTACAAAACTTATACAAAGGGTCATGAG AGGAGGGCAGAGACCGTGTGGACCCAAATAGAGGCGACATTGAAGCAGGCTGAGATTGGTGGAACAGAAGTAGAGTGCTTTAAAGCATTGAAGAGGCAAGAAGAGATGGCTGCATCTTTTAGGAAAAAGAATTTGCAAGAGGAAGTGATAAAGCAAAAGGAAACAGAGAGTAAACTGCAGACTCGCTATGGGAATATGTTGGCAATGGTTGAAAAAGCAGAGGAGATAATGGTCGGTTTCCGAGCACAGGCATTGAAGAAACAAGAGGATGTTGAAGATTCTCACAAACTGAAAGAAGCTAAGCTAGCCACTGGAGAGGAAGAGGACATAGCCATAGCCATGGAAGCTTCTGCATAA
- the iPGAM1 gene encoding Phosphoglycerate mutase, 2,3-bisphosphoglycerate-independent (Phosphoglycerate mutase, 2,3-bisphosphoglycerate-independent; FUNCTIONS IN: manganese ion binding, phosphoglycerate mutase activity, 2,3-bisphosphoglycerate-independent phosphoglycerate mutase activity, catalytic activity, metal ion binding; INVOLVED IN: response to cadmium ion, response to cold; LOCATED IN: mitochondrial envelope, cytosol, chloroplast, plasma membrane; EXPRESSED IN: 26 plant structures; EXPRESSED DURING: 15 growth stages; CONTAINS InterPro DOMAIN/s: Alkaline phosphatase-like, alpha/beta/alpha (InterPro:IPR017849), Metalloenzyme (InterPro:IPR006124), BPG-independent PGAM, N-terminal (InterPro:IPR011258), Alkaline-phosphatase-like, core domain (InterPro:IPR017850), Phosphoglycerate mutase, 2,3-bisphosphoglycerate-independent (InterPro:IPR005995); BEST Arabidopsis thaliana protein match is: Phosphoglycerate mutase, 2,3-bisphosphoglycerate-independent (TAIR:AT3G08590.2); Has 4822 Blast hits to 4813 proteins in 1698 species: Archae - 54; Bacteria - 3035; Metazoa - 34; Fungi - 85; Plants - 379; Viruses - 0; Other Eukaryotes - 1235 (source: NCBI BLink).): MATSSAWKLDDHPKLPKGKTIAVIVLDGWGESAPDQYNCIHNAPTPAMDSLKHGAPDTWTLIKAHGTAVGLPSEDDMGNSEVGHNALGAGRIFAQGAKLCDQALASGKIFEGEGFKYVSESFETNTLHLVGLLSDGGVHSRLDQLQLLIKGSAERGAKRIRVHILTDGRDVLDGSSVGFVETLEADLVALRENGVDAQIASGGGRMYVTLDRYENDWEVVKRGWDAQVLGEAPHKFKNAVEAVKTLRKEPGANDQYLPPFVIVDESGKAVGPIVDGDAVVTFNFRADRMVMHAKALEYEDFDKFDRVRYPKIRYAGMLQYDGELKLPSRYLVSPPEIDRTSGEYLTHNGVSTFACSETVKFGHVTFFWNGNRSGYFNEKLEEYVEIPSDSGISFNVQPKMKALEIGEKARDAILSGKFDQVRVNIPNGDMVGHTGDIEATVVACEAADLAVKMIFDAIEQVKGIYVVTADHGNAEDMVKRDKSGKPALDKEGKLQILTSHTLKPVPIAIGGPGLAQGVRFRKDLETPGLANVAATVMNLHGFVAPSDYEPTLIEVVE; encoded by the exons ATGGCTACCTCCTCCGCTTGGAAGCTCGATGACCACCCCAAGCTCCCCAAGGGTAAGACCATCGCCGTAATCGTCTTAGATGGTTGGGGTGAATCTGCCCCTGATCAGTACAACTGTATCCACAACGCTCCAACTCCAGCCATGGATTCTCTTAAACAT GGAGCTCCTGATACTTGGACTTTGATCAAAGCTCACGGTACTGCTGTAGGACTTCCTAGTGAAGATGATATGGGAAACAGTGAGGTTGGTCATAATGCTCTTGGTGCTGGTCGTATCTTTGCTCAAGGTGCTAAGCTTTGTGACCAAGCTCTTGCTTCTGGCAAAATCTTTGAAGGTGAAGGTTTTAAATACGTTTCTGAATCTTTCGAGACGAATACTTTGCATCTTGTTGGACTTCTCAGTGACGGTGGAGTTCACTCTCGTCTCGATCAACTACag TTGTTGATTAAAGGATCTGCTGAACGTGGTGCTAAGAGAATCAGAGTCCATATTCTTACTGATGGTCGTGATGTTTTGGATGGTTCTAGTGTTGGATTTGTGGAAACCCTTGAAGCCGACCTCGTTGCATTACGTGAGAATGGTGTGGATGCTCAGATTGCATCTGGTGGAGGACGTATGTATGTGACTTTGGACCGATATGAGAATGATTGGGAAGTTGTTAAAAGAGGTTGGGATGCTCAAGTTCTTGGAGAAGCTCCTCACAAATTCAAAAACGCTGTTGAAGCTGTGAAGACTTTGAGGAAAGAGCCTGGTGCTAATGACCAGTATTTGCCCCCGTTTGTGATTGTTGATGAATCAGGGAAAGCAGTTGGTCCGATTGTGGACGGTGATGCTGTTGTTACCTTCAACTTCAGGGCTGATCGTATGGTTATGCATGCTAAGGCACTTGAGTACGAAGATTTTGACAAATTTGACCGTGTGAGGTACCCAAAGATTCGTTATGCTGGTATGCTTCAGTATGATGGAGAGCTTAAGCTACCAAGCCGTTACCTTGTTTCTCCCCCGGAGATTGATAGAACATCTGGTGAATATTTGACTCACAATGGCGTCAGTACTTTTGCTTGCAG TGAGACCGTCAAGTTTGGGCATGTCACCTTCTTCTGGAATGGAAATCGATCTGGATATTTCAACGAGAAATTGGAGGAGTATGTTGAAATCCCAAGTGACAGTGGAATATCATTCAATGTCCAGCCAAAGATGAAAGCTCTGGAAATTGGTGAGAAGGCAAGGGATGCAATCCTTAGTGGCAAGTTTGATCAG GTGCGAGTTAACATTCCAAATGGAGATATGGTGGGTCATACAGGTGATATTGAAGCCACGGTTGTTGCATGCGAGGCTGCTGATCTTGCTGTGAAG ATGATTTTTGATGCAATCGAACAAGTGAAAGGAATTTATGTTGTGACTGCTGATCACGGAAACGCAGAGGACATGGTGAAGAGGGATAAATCTGGCAAGCCTGCTTTGGATAAGGAAGGGAAGCTTCAGATTCTAACCTCTCACACACTCAAGCCA GTGCCAATTGCTATTGGAGGTCCTGGTTTGGCTCAAGGAGTGAGATTCCGTAAAGATCTGGAAACACCGGGGCTTGCAAATGTAGCTGCAACAGTGATGAACCTCCATGGATTTGTGGCTCCCTCTGACTATGAGCCCACCCTGATTGAAGTAGTGGAGTAG
- the COBL6 gene encoding COBRA-like protein 6 precursor, translating into MGAMLNLLLVVTVILCSILSPTHGYDPLDPFGKIIIKWDLLLSSPGQHHVQVTLENMQEYRHVEKPGWKLSWHWLNQEVIWDMKGAETTEQGNCSAFASSGNLPHCCLERPTIVDLLPGASLNVQVANCCRGGVLTSMSQDHANHVSAFHMTVGSSPDGPEEFNMPSNFDIGVPGYSCDNATSVSPTKFSTDKGRRKTQALATWEAVCVYSQFRSSPSPKCCVSLSAFYYQNIVPCPTCSCGCSSSHCVKDGELPPYLEQKHDPDEEVSPVVKCSDHMCPIRIHWHVKVNYREYWRVKITATNFNTMKNYTNWNLVVLHPNLKSVQQVFSFNYKSLTPYQNSINDTGMFWGVQFYNDVLLQEGKIGNVQTELLLKKDMGNFTFREGWAFPRRILFNGDECVMPSPDDFPRLPKSAHSSSSSSAVISSVSVVFCFLLHHLLLLV; encoded by the exons ATGGGTGCAATGCTAAATCTTTTGCTCGTCGTTACTGTCATTCTCTGTTCAATCTTATCACCCACAC ATGGATACGATCCTCTTGATCCGTTCGGAAAAATCATTATCAAATGGGATCTTCTTTTATCATCACCTGGCCAACACCAC GTACAAGTAACGTTAGAGAACATGCAAGAGTATCGACACGTGGAAAAGCCAGGGTGGAAGCTTAGCTGGCATTGGCTCAACCAAGAAGTGATATGGGACATGAAAGGAGCTGAGACGACGGAGCAAGGTAATTGCTCTGCCTTTGCCTCCAGCGGTAACCTTCCTCACTGCTGTCTCGAGCGACCAACCATAGTCGACCTTCTTCCCGGTGCTTCTCTCAACGTTCAAGTTGCCAATTGTTGCCGTGGAGGCGTCTTGACTTCCATGTCTCAGGACCACGCCAATCACGTCTCTGCTTTTCACATGACAGTTGGAAGCTCTCCTGATGGCCCTGAGGAGTTCAATATGCCTTCTAATTTCGATATAGGGGTCCCGGGTTATAGCTGCGACAATGCTACATCCGTGTCCCCGACTAAGTTTAGTACTGATAAGGGCCGTCGCAAAACACAAGCTCTAG CAACATGGGAGGCAGTGTGTGTATACTCGCAGTTTCGGTCATCACCATCGCCAAAATGCTGCGTTTCACTCTCTGCCTTCTACTACCAAAACATTGTTCCTTGTCCTACCTGTAGCTGCGGCTGCTCGAGTTCCCATTGTGTCAA GGATGGAGAGTTGCCGCCATATCTTGAACAGAAACATGATCCAGATGAGGAAGTATCGCCTGTCGTGAAGTGTTCGGATCATATGTGTCCCATCCGCATCCACTGGCATGTGAAAGTGAACTATAGAGAGTATTGGAGGGTTAAGATCACAGCAACAAATTTCAACACAATGAAGAATTACACTAATTGGAACTTAGTGGTGCTTCATCCAAACTTGAAAAGCGTCCAACAAGTCTTTAGCTTTAACTACAAATCTTTGACACCATATCAAAACAGCATCA ATGACACAGGGATGTTTTGGGGAGTCCAGTTTTATAATGATGTTTTGCTTCAAGAAGGAAAGATTGGGAATGTTCAAACAGAGTTATTGCTGAAGAAGGATATGGGAAATTTCACTTTCAGAGAAGGTTGGGCTTTCCCAAGGAGAATCTTGTTCAATGGTGATGAATGTGTTATGCCTTCTCCAGATGACTTTCCAAGGCTGCCAAAATCTGCTCATtcctcttcgtcttcctctgCTGTTATTAGCTCTGTTTCAGtcgttttctgttttctccttcatcatcttcttctactagtttga
- the COBL6 gene encoding COBRA-like protein 6 precursor (COBRA-like protein 6 precursor (COBL6); CONTAINS InterPro DOMAIN/s: Glycosyl-phosphatidyl inositol-anchored, plant (InterPro:IPR006918), COBRA-like (InterPro:IPR017391); BEST Arabidopsis thaliana protein match is: COBRA-like protein 1 precursor (TAIR:AT3G02210.1); Has 376 Blast hits to 369 proteins in 30 species: Archae - 0; Bacteria - 0; Metazoa - 0; Fungi - 0; Plants - 376; Viruses - 0; Other Eukaryotes - 0 (source: NCBI BLink).), translating to MGAMLNLLLVVTVILCSILSPTRFMIMIDKMVADGYDPLDPFGKIIIKWDLLLSSPGQHHVQVTLENMQEYRHVEKPGWKLSWHWLNQEVIWDMKGAETTEQGNCSAFASSGNLPHCCLERPTIVDLLPGASLNVQVANCCRGGVLTSMSQDHANHVSAFHMTVGSSPDGPEEFNMPSNFDIGVPGYSCDNATSVSPTKFSTDKGRRKTQALATWEAVCVYSQFRSSPSPKCCVSLSAFYYQNIVPCPTCSCGCSSSHCVKDGELPPYLEQKHDPDEEVSPVVKCSDHMCPIRIHWHVKVNYREYWRVKITATNFNTMKNYTNWNLVVLHPNLKSVQQVFSFNYKSLTPYQNSINDTGMFWGVQFYNDVLLQEGKIGNVQTELLLKKDMGNFTFREGWAFPRRILFNGDECVMPSPDDFPRLPKSAHSSSSSSAVISSVSVVFCFLLHHLLLLV from the exons ATGGGTGCAATGCTAAATCTTTTGCTCGTCGTTACTGTCATTCTCTGTTCAATCTTATCACCCACAC GGTTTATGATTATGATTGATAAAATGGTTGCAGATGGATACGATCCTCTTGATCCGTTCGGAAAAATCATTATCAAATGGGATCTTCTTTTATCATCACCTGGCCAACACCAC GTACAAGTAACGTTAGAGAACATGCAAGAGTATCGACACGTGGAAAAGCCAGGGTGGAAGCTTAGCTGGCATTGGCTCAACCAAGAAGTGATATGGGACATGAAAGGAGCTGAGACGACGGAGCAAGGTAATTGCTCTGCCTTTGCCTCCAGCGGTAACCTTCCTCACTGCTGTCTCGAGCGACCAACCATAGTCGACCTTCTTCCCGGTGCTTCTCTCAACGTTCAAGTTGCCAATTGTTGCCGTGGAGGCGTCTTGACTTCCATGTCTCAGGACCACGCCAATCACGTCTCTGCTTTTCACATGACAGTTGGAAGCTCTCCTGATGGCCCTGAGGAGTTCAATATGCCTTCTAATTTCGATATAGGGGTCCCGGGTTATAGCTGCGACAATGCTACATCCGTGTCCCCGACTAAGTTTAGTACTGATAAGGGCCGTCGCAAAACACAAGCTCTAG CAACATGGGAGGCAGTGTGTGTATACTCGCAGTTTCGGTCATCACCATCGCCAAAATGCTGCGTTTCACTCTCTGCCTTCTACTACCAAAACATTGTTCCTTGTCCTACCTGTAGCTGCGGCTGCTCGAGTTCCCATTGTGTCAA GGATGGAGAGTTGCCGCCATATCTTGAACAGAAACATGATCCAGATGAGGAAGTATCGCCTGTCGTGAAGTGTTCGGATCATATGTGTCCCATCCGCATCCACTGGCATGTGAAAGTGAACTATAGAGAGTATTGGAGGGTTAAGATCACAGCAACAAATTTCAACACAATGAAGAATTACACTAATTGGAACTTAGTGGTGCTTCATCCAAACTTGAAAAGCGTCCAACAAGTCTTTAGCTTTAACTACAAATCTTTGACACCATATCAAAACAGCATCA ATGACACAGGGATGTTTTGGGGAGTCCAGTTTTATAATGATGTTTTGCTTCAAGAAGGAAAGATTGGGAATGTTCAAACAGAGTTATTGCTGAAGAAGGATATGGGAAATTTCACTTTCAGAGAAGGTTGGGCTTTCCCAAGGAGAATCTTGTTCAATGGTGATGAATGTGTTATGCCTTCTCCAGATGACTTTCCAAGGCTGCCAAAATCTGCTCATtcctcttcgtcttcctctgCTGTTATTAGCTCTGTTTCAGtcgttttctgttttctccttcatcatcttcttctactagtttga
- a CDS encoding Cox19 family protein (CHCH motif) (Cox19 family protein (CHCH motif); CONTAINS InterPro DOMAIN/s: MTCP1 (InterPro:IPR009069).) codes for MAQPSKEPCKKEACDIQACLSKNNFLPQRCQRVIEMLQACCERCNNESTHCGSVAALLKQIKK; via the exons atGGCGCAACCAAGCAAAGAACCCTGCAAGAAAGAGGCTTGTGACATCCAAGCCTGTCtttccaaaaacaattttcttccTCAAAG GTGCCAGAGAGTGATAGAGATGTTACAGGCATGTTGTGAGAGATGCAATAACGAGTCAACACATTGTGGATCTGTAGCTGCTCTCTTGAAGCAAATCAAGAAGTAA
- the ATP-PRT2 gene encoding ATP phosphoribosyl transferase 2 (ATP phosphoribosyl transferase 2 (ATP-PRT2); FUNCTIONS IN: ATP phosphoribosyltransferase activity; INVOLVED IN: histidine biosynthetic process; LOCATED IN: chloroplast; EXPRESSED IN: 24 plant structures; EXPRESSED DURING: 14 growth stages; CONTAINS InterPro DOMAIN/s: Histidine biosynthesis HisG: ATP phosphoribosyltransferase (InterPro:IPR001348), ATP phosphoribosyltransferase, conserved site (InterPro:IPR018198), ATP phosphoribosyltransferase, catalytic domain (InterPro:IPR013820), Histidine biosynthesis HisG, C-terminal (InterPro:IPR013115), Nitrogen regulatory PII-like, alpha/beta (InterPro:IPR011322); BEST Arabidopsis thaliana protein match is: ATP phosphoribosyl transferase 1 (TAIR:AT1G58080.1); Has 6354 Blast hits to 6354 proteins in 2167 species: Archae - 206; Bacteria - 4075; Metazoa - 2; Fungi - 141; Plants - 71; Viruses - 0; Other Eukaryotes - 1859 (source: NCBI BLink).): MPISIPLNATLQYSSPSSSSSSSSLVPSSPLFSPIPSTTVSLTGIRQRCLRMVTSCVSNAQKSVLNGATDSVSVVGREQIRLGLPSKGRMAADSLDLLKDCQLFVKQVNPRQYVAQIPQLPNTEVWFQRPKDIVRKLLSGDLDLGIVGLDIVGEFGQGNEDLIIVHEALNFGDCHLSLAIPNYGIFENIKSLKELAQMPQWTEERPLRVATGFTYLGPKFMKDNGIKHVTFSTADGALEAAPAMGIADAILDLVSSGTTLKENNLKEIEGGVVLESQAALVASRRALTERKGALETVHEILERLEAHLKANGQFTVVANMRGTDAEEVAERVKTQPSLSGLQGPTISPVYCKRDGKVTIEYYAIVICVPKKALYESVQQLRAVGGSGVLVSPVTYIFHEETPRWSQLLSNLGL; this comes from the exons ATGCCAATCTCAATTCCCCTTAACGCCACTCTACAATACtcgtctccttcttcttcttcttcttcttcttctctcgtACCTTCTTCCCCTCTTTTCTCTCCGATTCCTTCAACCACTGTTTCCCTTACCGGAATTCGCCAGCGATGCCTCAGGATGGTCACTTCTTGCGTCTCCAACGCTCAGAAATCCGTCCTGAATGGTGCCACCGATTCCGTCTCTGTCGTCGGGCGGGAGCAGATTCGTCTTGGTCTTCCTAGCAAAGGACGCATGGCCGCCGATTCGCTGGATCTTCTCAAG GATTGCCAATTGTTTGTCAAACAAGTCAATCCACGACAATATGTTGCTCAAATTCCTCAG TTACCAAATACTGAAGTTTGGTTTCAACGACCAAAAGACATTGTCAGAAAGTTGCTATCAGGAGATCTGGATCTAGGCATCGTTGGTCTTGACATAGTTGGTGAATTTGGTCAG GGAAATGAAGATCTTATCATTGTCCACGAAGCTCTCAACTTTGGAGATTGTCATCTCTCCCTTGCC ATACCCAATTATGGAATATTTGAGAATATAAAATCTCTGAAGGAGCTAGCACAAATGCCTCAATGGACCGAGGAAAGACCTTTACGAGTTGCTACAGGATTCACTTAT CTAGGCCCCAAATTTATGAAAGACAACGGTATAAAGCATGTGACTTTCTCAACTGCAGATGGAGCCCTAGAGGCAGCGCCTGCG ATGGGGATAGCTGATGCCATTTTAGACCTTGTGAGCAGTGGGACAACCCTTAAAGAGAACAActtaaaagaaattgaaggAGGGGTTGTGCTGGAAAGTCAG GCTGCACTAGTGGCGAGTAGAAGGGCATTGACTGAGAGAAAAGGAGCACTAGAAACAGTGCATGAGATTCTCGAGAGATTAGAGGCTCATTTGAAGGCAAATGGTCAATTCACT GTGGTTGCAAACATGAGAGGAACGGATGCTGAAGAAGTGGCTGAACGTGTGAAAACCCAACCATCACTATCAGGATTGCAG GGACCAACAATAAGTCCAGTTTATTGTAAACGAGATGGAAAAGTAACAATTGAGTACTATGCCATTGTGATATGTGTACCAAAAAAAGCGCTTTATGAGTCTGTGCAGCAACTGAGAGCG GTGGGAGGAAGTGGGGTACTAGTTTCTCCTGTAACATACATTTTTCATGAGGAGACTCCCAGATGGAGTCAGCTTCTGAGTAACCTCGGCCTTTGA